The window AATAGTCTAAAACAATAATACTATAGAACTAGAGTAAAAGTTATGAgacaaatccgaatgagcatccaaagttacgcctacttcaaaaaattacaaagatgaaattaaACAACTTGATCTTCTCCTCgatagccgtcacgtgctctctCGTATAATATGtgtcttctttttcttccaCAATTCATGTTTTAAGTGCCCTAGGAAGGCCGTAGCAGCAACCCATTCAAAACATGCGAAACAAGTTTTCTTTTTCAGGACGCGGGGCGCGCCGCCCCCTGGCCTGGCGTGTCCTCGCTCCATTTCCTTCGCCGTTTGCTCGTTTTCACGCCTTTTCAACCACCATGCAAGCTTAGAAACCTTCATTTTTCATCCAACTAGATGCTCTACGCACGTCAACacaaaacacatcaaaaacaccacatgcttgaggccaaatcatcaatttaagtcaaaacgaaggctttcAAGCGGATATAAAATCCGCTTATCAATAGTACAcacttaaaaatataaagtaaattataaaattgaaaatgaaaaagGACAATAAGTAAAATTAAAACTATCAGTAATTCAGTATCACTTGACTATTTTGTTGTAGTTACCATCCTTGCAGATAAGTTCTGATATAACTAGTTCTTGATCGCAACTTTTTACATATTACCCGAATATTACAATGGCATGATGAACGATTTATtgattgtttgatttgtttaatagaaGATAGGTAATGTGTATTTGtaatacaataaaacattatgattaaacatataaatataacatttaagttattttttgttaaaattttcataaacaCCAACATTTATTTGTTTGAACTCGAACTTGTTAACGAGCCAGGTCAAGCGAACCGAGTTGACCTAACGATCAGCTCTGTCCTTCACAACCCGCGGTTCCGGTTAACAATTGTTTAGATTACGAACACCCAGGGCCCTGGATCAACTCTGTCCTTCACAACCCGCGGTCCTGGCTAACAATTGTTTAGATTACGCACACCCAAGCCCTGCGTTTCTGTTTCCTCGAGGGGACGATGAAATATCTATTTGTTTTCTCAACCAAATCTCATGTCAGCAATAACTACAAATAAGAAGCACCAAATCTCAGATAAAATAAGTTGAGTGTAGTGCAGAATGTGGAATTGCATCCATAAATAGACCCATCATTTGGAATTTCCTATCTACTTGTTCTAGGAGCTGGATAAGATCGAATTGCTTGTTCACCTCCAACAAGACCACCCCTTGGAATTTCCTATCAACTCGTTCTACCACTCGGATAAGATCGAATTGCCTATTCACCATCAACAAAGACCACCCTTGTATCTATCTTAATGGAGAAACACAAAGACGCTGCGTAATCAAACTCAACAAACAGGCCAAACCAAACTAAAGCATATTTACCGAGAAAACAAATGAAACGCATATTCTTGTACTTTTAAGTCTGGTTTCACTTTTCATAATCTTTTTTTAGGCTGAACAAGTATTTACCAACCAGATGCTACTTCCAGTAATATGCGTTAGGCAAAGAACCAAACCAACAGAAGAAATCATATAGTGCAAAGAACCACAACCTACAGCTTAAATCATAAAATGCCAGTCCAGAGGAGTAAACATTCTGCATATACGAACTAAGAGTAAATACTGTCTGCACATATAGAACCTCTGCCCGAAACCAATAATTGTTGATACAAGATATTTATTTCTCTTGGATGGATCCGCGAACACACAGATCAACTCAGGTACAGTGATCGCCTGTGATATGTTATCGGTCTACCTTGATCTGCTAAACTGTGCCtaagctttcaagaggacacgAGGAAGATAACAAATATCAACCTCTTCATTACTTCACCTTTTAGGAAATGGATATACTACACCTAAAGCACACTCCTAGGTTTCTCATCAAGCACCGCCTAATTCACTTGCAGCAGCCCCTTCGAATTTTCTAATATGGTGTCACTCAACAGAATTACATAAAATGATCATACGGCATATTATCTAGCTATATTACTGCGTAGAACTCCAAGAAACTTGCATTCAAACGATTTTAAATGCATAACATACAGCATGTACTGACATGAAACATATCATATCATGCTAAATACATTTTTGAAGTAATACATTTATAAACTCAACAGAGAAAAGATATCATTCTAGGCATACCATAGTTAGGTCGAAAGAGTGGTACAAACTCCAATCCTGCCAAAAGATACTGAAATAAAGGGAACAGCCAACAGTAATACAAATCAGAGAACTAGAAACACTGGCTACTTTAAGAAAAGTTCGTAACAAGCCCATCCTGTGCCAAATACATTTAGTTCCAACACTTCGTCAAGCTACCTTGCTTAGCAAACAGCATGCTCTTAATCACACATGACAGGTCCTATACATTAATACCATTGTGAAGCGAAAAACCAAAGGCTTCATTATGATCTCATATTGTCCTAGTTCCAGGGTGCAATATCTTCATTGTCCATGCTTGAAAGGATTGCACACTTAATTATAGAGGTAAACATAAAAACATTTATCATTTTTCAGACTCATACTTAAAAAAAACTGTACCATGAAAAATTAAGACTGGACTTGTTACAAAACTTTTTACTTGTAAACCTGAGAAATTTGAGAACTGTTATACTGACTCTACAAAAGTTAAACCCTATATGCGACCTAATACAATACAAGATAACCTATTTGTACTACTCTCATAGAGAAAAAGACAGAAACCAGTCTTTTACATACAAATTtccaaaaaaatcatttttcctAGTCATTCCAGATACTGTGATGATGTTAAAAATCAGAACACAGAGAGGCTGTCAATAAATATGAAGCTTTAGGAAGTGCAGAGAACAGTCATGAATTAAGTGGAAGAAAAACAATTCACCACCTGATTAAGTTTATTTCAAAAGCGTATCTAAGCAGGAAGATAATTTCAGTAAATGCAAGACAAAGATGTGATTAGACCACCTGATAATCAGCAGCTGAGTAGTGCTACATCAGTAGaaaagagaatatatatatcatatgcaACAAAAGAACATTTATGTGCAAAGCCAAAATTGCAACCAATGACTATTCTGTTAGCTATGTAAGATACTAAGCATTCAAGCATCAGTAGTCATTCAACTTATAACGGGAAAATGATGCAACAGTCTGAAGTAAAAAATGCATTATGGTGTGACAAAAAAGAGGCATGAATATAAATGTACAAGAAAGTTCCTACTGTGTTATCTTTCCAAAATTTCTGTTTTCCGGTTTCTCATTATAGTCTGATCACATCAAAAGGGGAAGATTGTATCTATTTACTAATTTTAGGATGGCGGCCAATACGTTACATGTTTATCGTTTTTGCAATGTTTAGATAACTTAACAATTATGAGAAATGGATCACGGTTAGATTCGGACCCACATCTCTTGCAACAAGAGCAAGTGCCTTCCCAATTAGACGACGTGATCATGTGAAAAATTCCCCTATTTCCACATTAGACTGTAGATGACTCTCAAATGTACTTCCTAATACATTATATTCCTTTGCTCTGCATTTTTATGATCTTTTGGACACACATTATGCCCTTTAAACATGTCACATTGCATGTCCCCATACATTGTCAGATTCAACAATAGAGGTTGCATTTGTTTATCACCGTTTCAACTGGGAATAGAATTATAAAAAACTATTACAATTATTCATAAGCTTCAAACGGCAAGATAAGAAAACACAAACACATGAAACATTAAGAGTCCATTGTTTATAAAATCTAGAGCAGTGCAGAGGTAAGCAGTGAAGCTCaagatttattatttgtaaaGGTGCAATATCAAATAATAGCTAATGAAGGCGCAATCCTCTAGCAAATTTTATAAGGGGTCAAGAAGAATTACAAAAGGGGACCCTCGGAAAAAACAAAACTTCCAGATATATAAACATGAAACATCACTAGCTCAGATTCTACAATATTAGAAACGAGGTAATAATTAAGATACTCTTACTGGCAGTGTTGCAAGGCACATGAGATCTTATATATAACACACATACTTAACCTGGTTTTATCAACATATTCACCCAACAATTTTCCTTACCTGACACTGATGCGAGCCATATAGaatcttatatatttttcaataacaTATTGAAACAACAATATGAATCCCTCAACTTTACGTCTTTACCAACTCAAGAAATACTTAACTCAGTCTCTTCGTCTGACACTCTTTTCTTTGCCAAGATCAGCACAGATCCGGATAACATGTCAAAACAACAGAaagaagcaaccagttgtttcaCCAATGCCTAAAGTCCAGCTGGTTCTGACCCCTACTGAGCAATCCCCAGATTACACATCATTGATCAAGAACACGTGAAAACATAAGATTGAAAGATTAAATCACGGCTCTCCATATACTATTAAGACCACAAAGTAAATAAATACAGCTTACTCTGTTATTCTTAAAGAGACCACAAAGTATAGAGCATTGAAATTATCAGCATCTCCTTTGCATAAAGGAGCATAAAGTACAATGATGTTGCTGACTAGCTGGAATGCAActcaaacaaatattatttatccAAACCCAATAATAAACAAGGCCATGTTGAAATATCATCGGACTTTATTCTCACTTGCAACATAATTTCTCGTTAACAGAAAACTTAATCATTCACTCTAATAATTAGTTTTTATGGGGTAAAAAAAGTGCCTACTGCAGCATTTATCTatgaaaacacatatataatccaaaacaataatctgaacaacaaacaattcaaaattattCACATAAACTATATATCATCCATCGTCACAATTATAGAAGTCAAAAGACCTGATttccattaaaaaaaaaaaaaaaaaacaaatgaagCTCCAAGAGAGCAAAAATCTAACCTCCCTTCGATTCAAATCCAACTGCCAAATGATCATTTATCACTCGGAGTGATTCGTTGATACGAATTAACAGAACCAAACTTATTTTGCATCATCCCACTATACTCAAATCCTGGATAACCCCCAGCCTGAGGcattcccattcccattcccattcccataTGTCCATACATCGGCATAGGCACCATCGGTGCTCCTCCATAAGCCATCGGAACTTGCACTGGTACACGTCCATTGCCATTACCAATCACATTACCATTTCCACTCACATTCCCCTCATTTAAACTCCGAGGCACTGGAGTGGAAGCAAACAAATGATCCGAAGCAGACGGACCTTCATTCGACAATCCGTGCATCCTCTTCAAATAAAGCCTATACTTCTGCAAATGACTGGCTACATTCTCTCGTGTCAATCCTTCCACATTCATCATCTGCATAATCGTCTTCGGAACCGCATTCTTAATCCCTAAATGCGCGACCACGTCCACAAACCTCTTATGCAATTGCGGAGTCCAAACAAGTCTCGCCTTCTTCCTCGAATCCGCTTCCTCCGCATCAATTCGCCTCGATTTTCGAGAATCCGTCACATCCGTCTCATCTCCGTCAAATTCTCTAAACTTTTCAGTATCAAAAGTATCAAAATACTTCGAATACTGTCCACGAAGACCGGATAAAGTGTTCTGCGAGGCGCGATTGACGTCGAGCGTCGTCCGGTAGGGCTCCGGCGATATGCTGAACGCCGAGGCGAGTTCCGGTGGAATCAACGGCTGAGATAACGGCGTCAAGTCGTCCGCGGTGGGTAAACCGATCTCCCAGTCGGAGACGTGATCGTCGTCGTCGACTTTTCCGGCGTCGTAGTCGGAAAACTTGAATTCTTCTcccatatgtgtgtgtatgtacaGGCGTATGTATAGATAGCTACAAGTGAAGCATATAATTAGTTGGATGAGGCGGTGAGATTAGGAGGAGAGAAAGTCAGAGAGAAATGAGGAGAAGATagctggagagagagagagagagagagagagagagagagagagagagagagggcgtGTTTGGAGTGAGAGAAATGACGAAAGTACTGATAGAATTGTACGCTTTTGAGATGAAAAGCGCATTATTAATTGCCAGGGTGGACAAGATATTAATAACCCATCTAAATATCTTCCTTCCATTTGTATGCTATACGTACTCTGGTTTCTCTAGTCAGTACGCAATAGTTCGGTTTCGcaaaagtaaatttaaattaGATAATTTTTTGACATCAAATTTGAATCGAATTGGATtagaattagaattttaaaatcgAATTACTGATTTttgattcggttcggttcgaatcaaaatcagaaaattatgttacaaaattttaataaaaaatataggttCATAAAAGAGTTTTTTGTTCAaggattattatattttcaaattattacaagtatactaaaatattcatgATTATGTTAGCAATTATAATAAGAGTATTTATGAAGTATACTGCGTTTTAGCATCTTATTTGCAATACTACGGTATCCCGTAATGTTGCAAACATACGGTTTTCTACAAACAATAACTCAAAACTTGCATATCTATGGTTTGCACCGTCTTATCTCTttttctctctatctctctcctcACTTTTttttcctctctctctccatctctctccttAATTTCTCTCGATTTCTCTCCATCTATCTGTTTCTCTCTCAAATTACAATCAAAAACTATTTTCATCTCTAAAATTCATCGCCCCCTCTCTCTCAATTGCGATGAAATAAATGATGTTTATATTACAGCAGATCAGATTAATTCAAATTGTAATATGTTGAGTTTGAGTAGATCAGATCGGAGGCAAGGCTGTGGCCTGGTGGTGATGATGGTGACTACAACGGTGGGTGTGATGGATGTGCAAAGGTTGGAGTGTGGTTGATTATACTGTGTTGGGTTTGAGCAGATCAAAACAGATTAGATGTGGGATTGTGGGCTGGTGATGGTGGTGGCAGGTGTTTAAGGTTGGAGTATAATTGATGTTGTggttgtttttgttttattgcTATCAGCCTTGTAAGAACATTCATTTTTAGTCATTTACAACTaattgcaacttattatgcaactaaatgtaattttcaaaaaaaaaattttaagttgcatatatagttgctagcagttgcagatatggttgcatatgcaaccaccgtatatttgaaaatattttttaaaacacggtatttttgcaatttgtttcaaaagttgacagtatttttacaaaaattatttaagacTTGGTTATTTATGAGAAAAACCCTTATAATAATTCAACACTAAAAATAAATtccattttttctttttgcagtaTTAGTTATGTGTTCAAGTTTCCAAAATAAGTTTTGTTAATTCAGcttattaaaaatagaatataaattttgttttcatacataagaaaataaaatatcatattcaaatataaaatttatgaattttatagttACTTTTTTGGGTAAACAAAATTTTTATCGATACTTTTCCTTTTCAAAAATGTTATTTAATATTAGATTATGTCTTActttataataaaaagatagatattttatttaaaaaaataatctatatCATATTCAATATTTGAATCTATTTTTTCCGGTGCACCTACAAATTACatttaaattgtaaaatttaataaacaatattcatctagtaaaataaaaaacaaaaaaaattgttacattgataataaatacattgattttaattgatttgttaTATATTACTGCTTATAAATAATACATGATGAAGAAAGGTAGgaatacaattatttttttgttacacaTATCTTAACATCTCGAgataatgatataaatattatatgtataatatataatatataatgatatatgatAAACTTATAATATCAGTTTCGATTTGGTTCGGATTCTAATTAGATTTCGGATATTCGGGTCGGGTTTAGCCTCGGTTGATCTAAAAATCAAACCCGTATCAAATTTAGTCGGTTTTAAAAATAGGAAACCAAACTCATGACCTTATCATAAAAAAAGGGTTCTGTAAAAGTCATTTGGGTCGATTCGATGGATCATCCGTAGTTCAGAAAATTCTACCATCACCAATCTAGACTAGATCTAATCGATTTGAACCGATTCAGACTAGACCTACCGCTTGGCTAAGCTGACCTATGACTTAAGGCGaattatgacttaacgtgacttatatGATAAGTTAAGagtttaaaatatctgtttggataaatttgacttaataatCAGTtatggatttttaaaaaatattataataaaaataaaagtgatttataggTAATTTATGtcttatgagtaatttttatcaaatttatttttaaaaaaaacaaatcgctgaaaaaatatctcaaattaacttctgattttaagtCAGGTTTCCGACTAATTCCTGACTTTGAAACGGTTTTCGGACTTATTACACAACTagatatttttcagtttaaagctGGAAGCAGAGTAAAGTCTCGGCTAATGCCTGGACAAACAGGCTCCTACTCGATTTAAACTGAGTGGAGGCGCTCGTTGGTCGGATGCAGATATGATttagttaaaattaaatttaaatcctcgcttaaataatttatgatcTCAAAGTCAAATTTAAATTCAGCTACAGATCTAAATCCAGTTCCATCATGTAGATGATctgtttgaatatatatatcggTCCgcacaattaaaatttttatttaattattctgAAAAATTTCCGTCCGGCGAAGAGGTGATTTCAGTTTATGATTCACACCATATTATTTTTGCGGCAACAGGAGAATTAGAACACACTTAGagtatctccaacggcgttatctataatcgttggttaaattggacctgtgagatattatgtaaaatttgttgaagctgtaagacattttgcttcaatggtactggttatattggttggctataatttaaaagtagtatgtaattaatattttaaattgttaaaatagaatatatcagttcaattgataataaatgatgtacaatctttctGCAGATTTTTTTACAGacatgtagaggttcgacaaatttagccatccataggaggttgactaaatttatagacaacagatgagtatggttggagttgagttttttgacctgttggctaaatttttattttaagtatgacaactcatcttttagccaagg of the Daucus carota subsp. sativus chromosome 4, DH1 v3.0, whole genome shotgun sequence genome contains:
- the LOC108215770 gene encoding transcription factor PCL1: MGEEFKFSDYDAGKVDDDDHVSDWEIGLPTADDLTPLSQPLIPPELASAFSISPEPYRTTLDVNRASQNTLSGLRGQYSKYFDTFDTEKFREFDGDETDVTDSRKSRRIDAEEADSRKKARLVWTPQLHKRFVDVVAHLGIKNAVPKTIMQMMNVEGLTRENVASHLQKYRLYLKRMHGLSNEGPSASDHLFASTPVPRSLNEGNVSGNGNVIGNGNGRVPVQVPMAYGGAPMVPMPMYGHMGMGMGMGMPQAGGYPGFEYSGMMQNKFGSVNSYQRITPSDK